One Setaria italica strain Yugu1 chromosome I, Setaria_italica_v2.0, whole genome shotgun sequence DNA window includes the following coding sequences:
- the LOC101773699 gene encoding uncharacterized protein LOC101773699, whose translation MDVKSVFLNGYINELVYVKQPSGFEDCKKPNHAYKLKKVVYGLKQAPRVWYERLKDFLLSKGFKMGKVDTTLFTKRIGKDLFVCQIYVDDIIFGSTNQELCEEFGNMMANEFEMSMIGELSYFLGLQIKQIKNDTFVSQGKYIKDILKKFGIDEAKPIHTPMGTNGHLHLDTSGDVIDQKLYRSMLEAYYVTTLRPDVMFSVCMCARFQASPRESHLKAIKRILRYLKHISNVGLWHPKGSNFELIAYSDSDYAGCKVDRKSTSGTCQLLGRSLVSWSSKKQNSVALSTSEVEYISAGSCCAQFLWMKAHLQDYGIKIKQVPLPCDNESAVKIATNPVQHSRTKHIDIRHHFIRDHQAKVDITIESGHQKSTCRHIHQAA comes from the coding sequence atggatgtgaagaGTGTATTTCTCAATGGCTATATCAATGAGCTAGTTTATGTTAAACAACCGTCTGGTTTTGAAGATTGCAAGAAACCCAACCATGCGTACAAGCTCAAGAAGGTTGTGTATGGTTTGAAGCAAGCACCTAGAGTATGGTATGAGAGATTGAAGGACTTCCTACTCTCAAAGGGGTTCAAGATGGGCAAAGTAGATACAACCCTTTTCACCAAAAGGATTGGTAAGGATTTGTTTGTGTGCcaaatatatgttgatgacattatcTTTGGATCAACAAATCAAGAGCTTTGTGAGGAGTTTGGAAATATGATGGCTAATGAGTTTGAAATGTCAATGATTGGAGAGCTAAGCTACTTCCTTGGACTTCAAATCAAGCAAATAAAGAATGACACATTTGTGAGTCAAGGGAAGTACATCAAGGACATTTTGAAGAAGTTTGGGATAGATGAAGCAAAACCAATTCACACACCTATGGGCACTAATGGTCATTTGCATCTTGATACAAGTGGTGATGTGATAGATCAAAAGCTATATCGGTCTATGTTGGAAGCCTACTATGTGACTACATTAAGGCCGGATGTAATGTTTAGTGTAtgcatgtgtgcaagatttCAAGCCTCACCAAGAGAAAGTCATTTGAAAGCAATAAAAAGAATATTGAGGTACTTGAAGCATATATCCAATGTTGGTCTATGGCATCCCAAGGGGTCAAACTTTGAGTTGATTGCATATTCGGACTCCGACTATGCGGGTTGCAAGGTGGATAGAAAGAGTACATCGGGCACTTGTCAACTCCTAGGGAGATCACTTGTTTCTTGGTCatcaaagaaacaaaatagTGTTGCACTATCAACTTCCGAAGTGGAATACATCTCGGCCGGTAGTTGTTGTGCACAATTTCTATGGATGAAAGCACATTTGCAAGATTATGGGATCAAGATCAAGCAAGTGCCATTACCATGTGACAATGAGAGTGCCGTGAAGATTGCCACCAACCCGGTTCAACATTCAAGAACAAAGCACATTGATATCCGTCATCACTTCATTAGAGATCATCAAGCAAAAGTGGATATCACAATTGAGAGTGGGCACCAAAAATCAACTTGCAGACATATTCACCAAGCCGCTTGA
- the LOC101775047 gene encoding putative protein phosphatase 2C 23 has protein sequence MENLEQIHQTLGDIDARVPDALRVALGLGYRASPTPAPGEDDEVADFAASLLQPPATDDGAGDRGPTEHDAAAPRIDWASCYVPLHDHDAHFGNTKAGVLGVADGVGAYAESGVDAGAFSRGLMTSASAEVAALEPGAHVCPRALLERAYDETAASGAPGASTAVILSLAGNALEWAYIGDSAFAVLRGSKIVFLSTPQRHLSRTSLKKLRFSSTAARRKQRLFSSSDPPFQLSAAGEHSDSVLDAKAGQLAVRAGDVVVVGTDGLFDNILEEQLELAVQMGTRLGFSPKNMADIIAGVAYERSNQTSSKRLRKGKPDDITVLIAFIVQSDL, from the coding sequence ATGGAGAATCTAGAGCAGATCCACCAAACCCTCGGAGACATTGACGCCCGCGTCCCTGACGCACTCCGCGTCGCGTTGGGGCTCGGCTACCGAGCGTCTCCCACGCCAGCTcccggcgaggacgacgaggtcgccgacttcgccGCCTCCCTGTTGCAGCCGCCGGCGACGGACGACGGTGCCGGTGACCGCGGCCCCACGGAACACGACGCCGCGGCGCCGAGGATTGACTGGGCGTCATGCTACGTGCCGTTGCACGACCACGACGCGCACTTCGGGAACACCAAGGCCGGCGTCCTCGGCGTGGCGGACGGCGTCGGCGCGTACGCGGAGTCCGGCGTGGACGCTGGCGCCTTCTCCCGCGGTCTCATGACGAGCGCCTCCGCGGAGGTTGCGGCGCTGGAGCCCGGCGCGCACGTCTGCCCCCGCGCGCTGCTGGAGCGGGCCTACGACGAGACGGCCGCGTCCGGTGCGCCGGGGGCGTCGACGGCGGTGATCCTGTCGCTCGCAGGCAACGCTCTGGAGTGGGCGTACATCGGCGACAGTGCCTTCGCTGTGCTTCGGGGCAGCAAGATCGTGTTCCTGTCGACGCCGCAGCGGCACCTGTCCCGCACCTCGCTAAAGAAGCTTCGCTTCTCCTCCACTGCCGCCCGGCGGAAACAGcgtctcttctcctcctccgaccCGCCGTTTCAGCTCAGCGCGGCAGGCGAACACAGCGACAGCGTCTTGGATGCCAAGGCAGGGCAGCTCGCGGTGAGGGCTGGGGACGTCGTGGTGGTCGGGACGGACGGGCTTTTCGACAACATTCTCGAGGAGCAGCTGGAGCTCGCCGTGCAGATGGGCACCAGGTTGGGCTTCTCGCCCAAGAACATGGCGGACATCATCGCCGGCGTCGCTTACGAGAGGTCAAATCAAACAAGCTCAAAGCGATTGCGCAAAGGGAAGCCGGACGACATTACCGTTCTAATAGCATTCATTGTCCAATCCGATTTGTGA
- the LOC101774767 gene encoding myb family transcription factor PHL11: protein MFEGMERAGYGGAAAMGGVVLSRDPKPRLRWTPDLHERFVEAVTKLGGPDKATPKSVLRLMGMKGLTLYHLKSHLQKYRLGKQSKKDTGLEASRGAFAAQGINFSAPVPPSIPSTAGNNTGETPLADALKYQIEVQRKLHEQLEVQKKLQMRIEAQGKYLQTILEKAQNNLSYDASGAANLEATRSQLTDFNLALSGFMDNVSQVCEQNNGDLAKAISEDNLRASNLGFQLYHGVHDGDDVKCTPDEGLLLLDLNIRGGYDHRSAADLKMNQHMR from the exons ATGTTCGAGGGGATGGAGAGGGCGGGgtacggcggcgcggcggcgatgggcggggTGGTGCTGTCGCGGGACCCCAAGCCGCGGCTGCGGTGGACGCCCGACCTGCACGAGCGCTTCGTCGAGGCCGTCACCAAGCTCGGCGGGCCCGACA AAGCGACGCCCAAGTCGGTGCTGAGGCTGATGGGAATGAAAGGGCTCACCTTGTACCACCTCAAGAGTCATCTCCAG AAATACAGGCTTGGCAAACAGAGCAAGAAAGATACAGGCTTGGAAGCCAGCAGAGGGG CATTCGCCGCACAGGGCATCAATTTCTCCGCTCCAGTGCCTCCTAGCATTCCATCTACTGCCGGTAACAATACGGG AGAAACGCCACTTGCGGATGCGCTGAAGTACCAAATTGAAGTCCAAAGGAAACTCCACGAGCAGCTTGAG GTGCAGAAGAAGCTGCAAATGCGAATAGAGGCGCAAGGCAAGTACTTGCAAACAATACTAGAGAAAGCCCAGAACAACCTGTCCTACGATGCATCAGGAGCTGCGAACCTGGAGGCAACCAGGTCGCAGCTGACAGACTTCAACCTCGCGCTCTCGGGTTTCATGGACAACGTGTCACAAGTGTGCGAGCAGAACAATGGCGACCTGGCGAAAGCCATATCCGAGGACAACCTCAGAGCGAGCAATCTAGGCTTCCAGCTGTACCATGGCGTTCACGACGGCGATGATGTCAAGTGCACTCCGGATGAAgggttgctgctgctggatcTGAACATCAGAGGAGGCTACGATCACCGATCCGCGGCGGATTTGAAGATGAATCAGCACATGAGGTGA
- the LOC101775175 gene encoding ubiquinol oxidase 1c, mitochondrial encodes MSSRAAGSVLLRHLGPRVFGPVSSPVAAAPRPLLAQAAAAVWVRLLSTSAAEVKEEAAASKGNASSTAAAKAEAAEAAREGDGKKSPVVSSYWGIEPSKLVSKDGVEWRWSCFRPWESYKPDTSIDLTRHHKPKVLLDKIAYWTVKSLRFPTDIFFQRRYGCRAMMLETVAAVPGMVGGMLLHLRSLRRFEHSGGWIRALMEEAENERMHLMTFMEVAKPRWYERALVLAVQGVFFNAYFLGYLVSPKFAHRVVGYLEEEAIHSYTEFLKDIEAGKIENVPAPAIAIDYWQLPADARLKDVVTVVRADEAHHRDVNHFASDVHFQGMELKEVPAPLGYH; translated from the exons AtgagctcccgcgccgccggatCCGTCCTCCTGCGCCACCTGGGCCCGCGCGTCTTCGGCCCGGTCTCCTCTCCGGTGGCCGCGGCGCCGAGGCCCCTGCTcgcccaggccgccgccgccgtgtgggTGCGGCTGCTGTCCACATCGGCCGCAGAGgtgaaggaggaggcggccgcgtCGAAGGGGAACGCCAGCAGCACCGCGGCCGccaaggcggaggcggcggaggccgcgagggAGGGGGACGGGAAGAAGAGCCCCGTGGTCAGCAGCTACTGGGGCATTGAGCCGTCCAAGCTGGTGAGCAAGGACGGCGTCGAGTGGAGGTGGTCTTGCTTCAGG CCGTGGGAGTCGTACAAACCGGACACCTCGATCGATCTCACCAGGCACCACAAGCCCAAGGTGCTGCTCGACAAGATCGCCTACTGGACCGTCAAATCCCTGCGCTTTCCCACCGACATATTCTTCCAG AGGAGGTACGGCTGCCGCGCGATGATGCtggagacggtggcggcggtgccggggatgGTGGGCGGCATGCTGCTGCACCTGCGCTCGCTCCGCCGCTTCGAGCACAGCGGCGGCTGGATCCGGGCGCTGATGGAGGAGGCCGAGAACGAGCGCATGCACCTCATGACCTTCATGGAGGTGGCCAAGCCCAGGTGGTACGAGCGCGCGCTCGTCCTCGCCGTGCAGGGGGTCTTCTTCAACGCCTATTTTCTCGGCTACCTCGTCTCCCCCAAGTTCGCGCACCGCGTCGTCGGCTACCTCGAGGAGGAGGCCATCCACTCCTACACCGAGTTCCTCAAGGACATCGAGGCCGGCAAGATAGAGAACGTCCCCGCGCCGGCCATCGCCATCGACTACTGGCAGCTCCCGGCCGATGCCAGGCTAAAGGACGTCGTTACCGTGGTGAGGGCCGACGAGGCGCACCACCGCGACGTCAACCACTTTGCTTCG GACGTCCATTTCCaggggatggagctcaaggaggtgcctgcgCCGCTTGGATATCATTGA